From candidate division KSB1 bacterium:
CGTTCGGCCCGCGTCACAATCAGCGACTGACTCAGCCAGTTCTTGCCGCTGCGTTCCGGAATACACTCTGCCCTGACCGCACAGTGGGGACACTTGACTCGCACCGGCGCACGGCAACCCAGTTTGCGGTTCTGCAACGTCGACAACACTACTTCTGCTCCAAGCAACACGATTACGGTGGTTTGCAGCACCATGACCAGTTGTGTCCGTCTCATCTCCGCCTCGCTTTGCCCGAGGCTGCGCAAGGTCACCTGTCCAGTGCAGCCGCTCCGGCCCCCGTGCCCCGTAATTTGGGTGAGTTGCAGACCGTAGAAGCCACATGCCATCATCGAGCCGCTGTTCGGCGCAGAAAGGCCATTGGCGTGGCCGAGTGCTCGCAGCCGTTCCTACTACGGGCGACAAAGGAGAGCGTAGAGACAAGCACGCCGACGCGCCACAACATCTCAGCTCCTCGCGGCGATAGGAGGAGCCGCATCGGTTCTTCGTCACCTCTGCGTGGGCTCCCGCGCGGCTAGCGTGCCTGCTGCCTATGCGGTGACAAACTGACGTCTGTTCGGGTAGTGGTACTTGCAGGCGATTGTTCCACCAGACTGGGCGCAAGGTTGGATAAGCCGTAGAGGAAGTGAGAATTGCGCAGACGTCCGCGCCTGGACTGCTACCCCGCCCCGCTGGAGGCAGACCACGAGAGTGTGCCACGCATCCCGGCTGCAACGGCGGCCCTTGCTCATATTTTGATCACCACTTGAGGGGTCTACCCCGCCTTCACTTCCCCCTCCGCAAACAAGATTGTTATTCTATTTTCCGGCCGATGAGGGAGCTAGCTGGGCCGCGTTCGCCTGCCAGCGCTCCACAAGACCAAAGGTTCCCGATCCCGTTTCGTTCCGACCAAAGCACATGGGGCCGTTCTTGCGTGGAGTGACCATTACCTTGTTACTTGGCCAGCACACCGTTTTTTTCAATATGAAAAACGGGCTCTTGTCAACCCTTTTTTTGCCGCAGAGCGTACTCAAGGCCCAAGGGAGGGATACCCGCGTCATAGGCCAAGTTCAAGGGGGTAGCAACCACCCACGCCTGCCTGCCCTGGTGGTCTCCCAGAAACCCGCACCTGTCCCCCGTGGCCATGTTGCTCACTGCAGAGTGGGGACGGGCAGCTTAGGGTGCCTGGGAGGGTTTTGTCCCTCCTTCTGTGGCGGCACTCTGGAGGGGAAAGTATGTGGCCTCCAAGGTTTTTTTCCCGGCTCCCGGAGCTCGGCGTCCGGTTCGGCTTCGTGCCAGCTATGGCAGGGCAGCATAGTCCAGTGGCTCGTGGCCCGAGTAAGGCCTCACGCGGTAGCCAAGGTCAGATGGTGGTTACCACCGATGCCCCGGGCGCCAATTCCGTGAGTTGGGCAACGATAGGAAGGGAGGTTCGAGCGGCTCGCTACAACCACCACTACTTTTCCTCTTGCATTTTAGTTCTGTTTGTTTAACTTTCTCGGTACCATGCCTCGAGTAATGGTCGTCGTTGCAGGTGCCTGCGCGCGGTGGCAGGGCTTCTCGGGAAGGAGGCGCACAGCGCGTGCGGAGACCTCCTTCCGGAGAAGGGCACCGGAACACGGCGCGAGGAGCAGAGGTCACGCCACTACGGAATGAGGAGGGACAGGAATGCGTTTTGCAGCGCTCCCCGGCATCACGGTCATGTCGTTAGCGATTGCGCTCATATCTGTCCGAGGAAACGGGGAGGCGATGGGTGACGCCGAGTGGGAGAACCCTCGCATCTTCGGCATCAACAAGGAGCCACCGCACTGCACAATCACTCCCTTTGCCGATGTGAGGCAGGCGTTCTCCTATTCCCGCAGTGCGTCACCTCTCGTCCAGTCGCTCAACGGTCCCTGGCAGTTCCACTGGGTGAGGCGACCGGAGGACCGCCCACGCGAATTCTACCGTCAGGAGTTTGACGCCAGCAGGTGGGACAGCATCCCTGTACCCAGTAACTGGCAGATGCACGGGTATGATATCCCCATCTACACCAACGTGCGCTACCCCTTTCCGGCCAATCCACCGCACATTCCGCACGATTTCAACCCGGTGGGCTCCTATCGGAGGACCTTTTCTCTGCCACAGGACTGGGAAGGTCGGCAAGTGTTTGTGGTCTTTGACGGCGTTGAGTCGGCTTTCTACCTCTGGGTGAACGGCGAGTTGGTGGGTTACAGCCAGGACAGCCGCACGCCGGCGGAGTTCAACATCACGCGCTTTGTCAGGCCCGGCCAGAACTTGATGGCGGTGGAAGTCTATCGCTGGTCTGATGGTTCGTACCTTGAGGACCAAGACTTTTGGCGGCTGAGCGGCATTTTTCGCGACGTGTATCTGGTCGCCCGGCCGACCGTCTACGTGCGGGACTTTTTTGTGCAGACCGAACTTGATGGGGACTACCGCAATGGCGCCCTACGGGTGACGGCTAAGGTGCGCAATAATGGGCCCGCAGGCGTGAAGAAGCCAACCTTGGAGGCCGTTTTGCTGGATGGGACCGAGGCGGGAGCGCCGGTGGTGGCCAGAATGAGCGCCACCACTCCGTACTTAGAATCCTGCGCCGAGAGCACCATGCTCCTGAGGGCGGAGGTGCCGAACCCGCGAAAGTGGTCGGCGGAGAAACCCAATTTGTACATGCTCCTCTTGACCCTGAAGGACGCAGAGGGTCAGGTGCTGGAAGTGGTGCCTGCCCGCATCGGCTTCCGCGGCGTGGAGATCAAAGGCGGGCAGCTCTTGGTGAACGGCAAGCCCATCTACATCAAGGGGGTGAACCGCCACGAGCACGACCCCGATACCGGGCACTATGTGAGCGTGGAGTCAATGGTGCGCGACATCCTGCTGATGAAGCGCTTCAACATCAACGCGGTGCGCACCTGCCACTATCCGGACACCCCGGTCTGGTACGACCTCTGTGATTACTACGGCCTTTACGTGATCGACGAGGCCAATGTGGAATCGCACGGCATGGGCTATGACCCCGAACGCACTTTGGCCAACAAGCCGGAGTGGCGGGAGGCGCACCTGGACCGTATCACCCGCATGGTGGAGCGCGACAAGAACCACCCCTCGGTGATCGTCTGGTCGCTGGGCAACGAGGCCGGCGATGGGACGACTTTTGAGGAGGCCAGCGAGTGGATTCACCAGCGCGACCCGTCGCGGCCGGTGCATTACGAGCGCGCCGGCACGCGCCCGCATACCGACATCGTGTGCCCGATGTACTCGCCCCTTGAGCACCTGATCCAATACGGCAGCCAGGACCGCGATCGGCCGCTCATCATGTGCGAGTACGCCCACGCCATGGGCAATGCCGTGGGCAACCTCAAAGAGTACTGGGAGGTCATCGAGCGGTACAGAAACCTGCAGGGCGGTTGCATCTGGGACTGGGTCGACCAGGGCTTGCGCAAGTACGCTCTCAGCGAGAAAGGGGAGAGGGTTTGGTTCTGGGCTTATGGCGGTGACTTTGGCGACCAACCCAATGACGGCAACTTTTGCTGCAACGGCTTGGTGCTCCCTGACCGGCCGATCACCCCGAAGCTGTGGGAGGTGAAGAAGGTCTACCAGAATATCGCAGTGGACCCGGTCGACTTGACACGGGGCCGAATTCGCGTGCGGAACAAATTCTTTTTCACCGACCTGGCGGAGTTTCAGCCCAGTTGGGAGCTCTGCGAGGATGGGACGGTCATCCAGCAGGGCGTTTTGGACCCGATCCCCTTGCCTCCTAGGCAGGCAGCCCAAGTGCGCATCCCCTTGAAGAAACC
This genomic window contains:
- a CDS encoding DUF4981 domain-containing protein yields the protein MRFAALPGITVMSLAIALISVRGNGEAMGDAEWENPRIFGINKEPPHCTITPFADVRQAFSYSRSASPLVQSLNGPWQFHWVRRPEDRPREFYRQEFDASRWDSIPVPSNWQMHGYDIPIYTNVRYPFPANPPHIPHDFNPVGSYRRTFSLPQDWEGRQVFVVFDGVESAFYLWVNGELVGYSQDSRTPAEFNITRFVRPGQNLMAVEVYRWSDGSYLEDQDFWRLSGIFRDVYLVARPTVYVRDFFVQTELDGDYRNGALRVTAKVRNNGPAGVKKPTLEAVLLDGTEAGAPVVARMSATTPYLESCAESTMLLRAEVPNPRKWSAEKPNLYMLLLTLKDAEGQVLEVVPARIGFRGVEIKGGQLLVNGKPIYIKGVNRHEHDPDTGHYVSVESMVRDILLMKRFNINAVRTCHYPDTPVWYDLCDYYGLYVIDEANVESHGMGYDPERTLANKPEWREAHLDRITRMVERDKNHPSVIVWSLGNEAGDGTTFEEASEWIHQRDPSRPVHYERAGTRPHTDIVCPMYSPLEHLIQYGSQDRDRPLIMCEYAHAMGNAVGNLKEYWEVIERYRNLQGGCIWDWVDQGLRKYALSEKGERVWFWAYGGDFGDQPNDGNFCCNGLVLPDRPITPKLWEVKKVYQNIAVDPVDLTRGRIRVRNKFFFTDLAEFQPSWELCEDGTVIQQGVLDPIPLPPRQAAQVRIPLKKPRLHPGAEYHLRVAFRLRSATPWADQGHEVAWEQFAMPWHVPPAPVVRLAEKGTLRVEDDGDLVLVEGRDFAVSFSRATGTMQSLRYGNREILATAEAPGPILNAYRAPTDNDKYLRPLWQQAGLDRLQAAVKDFEVKQAAPAEVRVQVRLLHAGMEGKGFVHTVTYDVFSNGWIDVLNTVEPVGELPILPRLGVRLLLDPAYEHLEWFGRGPHENYPDRKTSADFGRYRSTVSEQYEPYVRPQEMGNREEVRWLALTDTTGAGLLVVAAEPLAMSALHFTAHDLDQAAHIHELRPRAEVVLCLDYKQCGLGNASCGPGVLEQYALKPAPAVFRFTLRPYVPPMGDLAEVARMRLR